The Tripterygium wilfordii isolate XIE 37 chromosome 1, ASM1340144v1, whole genome shotgun sequence sequence CATGTAATCAATCCTCTTACAAACATCTGCATTCGTTCATTAAGTTTAATAATATAAGTCCGGAGAAAAATATCTTCTCTCAAGCTTCAGTTACCTTTACACAAAatcatggaaaaaaaattttctcGGTTGCCAAACACGGAATCATGGatttctaggaaccctaaaaaACACTGTCCAATCAGCTACTCATGAATATGACGATCACCACAACAACGAGAACAATCAAActcaaaagaaaagcaaagaatCGAACTCCCTTCACTCTGTTGTCATTCAAATGTAAAacaaccaaaagaaaatgaattaaGAAGAATAGATAAGTGAGATACCTAGAGGACGATCACGTTCTGGCGGAGTTGTGTAGTTCCTGCTCCCGAGTCCCGCCTTCCTTCACCACAGTCTGAGACTCTGGTTCTGTATCTTTCAATCAAATGTCAAGACTTGGGCCTTAATTGGCTGCTTAAGCCCAGCCCATTAGTCTCATTTTCAGTTGCTAAGGCCTTTGGGCCAAGCCTATTtacttttataatattttaattttcacagtaaattcattttcaatttttaccATAAAACTTAGTGGGTCTTAAAAGCCCAAAAAAAcccatacatttttttttatttgtgttaGATTTTCTTATACTCTCTAGCATGTCACCTATTTATTTCAGGAAATGATTACCAATCAGCTAAATTTTTATCGGTTAGAGCAACTATAATGAGGCAATTTAGGGGGGCATGGATGAATTTTATTATCTCAATTTTTGGAGCATGAAGAAAAAATCGTTCCAATTGAGCCAATTTGCTAGCTATATTTTTATTGAGACTAACTGAGGGAATGACAAAACTCATGCCCCCATGTTTATTTTCTAAATGGATCccacaacaaaacacatttataTCTATATCAAAATTAATACTGATCCCTATATTTATTACACTAAAAATAAAGCtattaaatttatatcattatatcaatatattttattaatctaattataaaaataaaatactcaattatatcaataaaatacgtctttcaatattttttttcacacGTCTTTCAATATGTTTTATTGTGTGGTCGCAAAAAATAATCATTTGGTTTTTCTTACCACATTTTACGTAATTTTTATTGATTGTTTGAGTAAAACGAGGTCAAAATGCACGGCGAATACTGGGCCCTCGGAGAGAGACCGCACCTCCAAAAACGCGGAATGAATCAAAAAGCGAGTGGTATGAGGCGGAAaatagaatttaaaaaaaaatccagaaaaggctttaaaaaaaacatttgatctgacaaagaaataaaaaataattgggGGTGGGAGCACTAGGGAGACCTTTTCTTTTAGCTGTTCAAAATCGAAAAATTAAAGGAAGTCCTTTTTTCTTGTCAAATTAGTCATTAAATAGGGTAGTAGAGGAGCAAAAGAAAGATAGAACCGGAATCTTTAGATAAAGGGACGCTCTTTGCCACCCTTTTGGCACTGTACCTCTAAAAACAGAGCAGAGGACTAGCCACTTCACATTTCACAGTGCCCACAGAGAGACCCAGAAAGGGAGAAAAATCTTggacaagaagaagatgagCAGAAGTTGCATatgtttctctctgtttctcatcCTCTTTACTCTCTTGGCTACTGCCATACTAGGAGAAGAAGATGGTATGCGCTTTCtgcttctctctttttcccctTCCCTAATATACCCATTTCTATATATTGAGCTTCTTTTAACTTCTATTTGAGCACCAATCATGGATCTCTCTGATTCTATGTGGGTATTGGTTAATGAGACTTTGTTCCTTATGAGATCTGATTTATGCTGCTTCATCTGTTACCCAATGTGGGTTTAtttctctgcttcttcttctatggATTGAAATCTTTTTTActtgttattttatttgattCCTCAAATTAAGTGCTGTGTCAGAGACATTATGGTGCTTTTGTCTATATGTTCTTAATGATATAATCTTGCGCtcctttcctcttttttttcccatccTGTACTGTCAATGAGGTTTGTAGTTTCTTCTTCACATATCACCTATTTTTCTTCAGCTCAGTGAGTGGGACTGTAGGAGTTGAGAGGTTGTAGAACTCTTGCTTCTCCTAGGGGGCCCTTAAAGAAAAGGGTTTTTAATACCTCATGAAGTGCATATTAAATCCTCTATTTATGGTCTTGTTTTGTCAAACTGATAATGGAACGACTGTGGAAAGGTCTCTCCAAGACGGCATCGCATCACCTTCATGTTCATTTGCACCCACTACTTTTGTTCGTCTTTGAAGTACTGTTTTTGGCTCAACACTGCATGTTCCTCCCttgtattctattttttttttttaaattgttacTCATGATAATTCTGTCATTTGTGTGGTGTCGCTTTCTATAATTACACTGTCAAATTGAGTACTGGTTGAGTCTGTATCAAGTCATGTAAAAtcagatcttttttttttgtctggtcgTAAAATCATATCTGATTAATTGTTCTGTGGGGAAATCAAGTCCACTGTGTAGTAGTCGGTTaactattattattaatttataatctaAGATTTCAACTAATATTCTTAATTAATCAGTCATAGTCTTCTCATATATGGAATGTctaaagaggaaaagaaaaattatatagTGTTTTTCTCGATTATAAAAGAGTGAGTTTTTATGTGCGGGACAAATTCCCGCCAAAATCAGTAATGTGCTTGCAAGTAATTTTTTATTAGTATCCCTTTTGGCCTTTTGTTTTTATGCCATCCATTCTCGAGATGTACAGTGGCTGTAAaagtaaaaaaggaaaagaaaaagctGACAGTGAATAATCAGGACTTTCCTTTTGTCAAATAAGAAAAGAATATACGGGACCCACTAGTCTAACGCTCCCGGTCTGGTCCAACTAGTCCTTCATGTGTTCACATCGCACCGTCATTGTCGTTTTGCAGGCATTGATTTGTCGTTTTATTGCGCAGGTTTAGTGGCAAACGGTGATTTTGAGACCCCTCCATCGGACGGCTTCCCTAGCGACGCCTTGATAGACAGTCCCAAAGAGGTTCCGGGCTGGAAATCAAACGGTACCGTTGAGCTTATCGAGGCGGGGCAGAAACAGGGTGCGATGATCCTCATCGTGCCGCAAGGTAGACACGCAGTACGATTGGGGAACGAAGCGGAGATCAGCCAAGAATTAACGGTCGAGAAGGGATCGATATACTCGGTCACGTTCAGCGCGGGCCGCACGTGTGCACAGCTGGAGTCGCTTAACGTTTCCGTGCCACCTGCATCGCAGACGATAGACCTTCAGACATTGTATAATGTGCAAGGGTGGGACCCTTACGCGTGGGCTTTTGAGGCCGAAGAAGATAAGGTGCAGTTGGTTTTTAGAAATACGGGCATGGAAGATGATCCAAGTTGTGGGCCCATCATTGATGACATCGCCATCAAGAAACTTTTCACTCCTGATAAGcccaaaggtaaaaaaaaaaatttccttcttttttttaaatttttttgggccgaaggtccataaataattaaaatagtaTTTCAGTTTTATCAATTGTTGAGCTGTAGTCTTATAGCCACAAAATTTTATGTGCAAAAGTGCTATAAATCTCAGCGATTGGGATTTCAGTTATCTGAATTGTTGAGGTATATGCACAGGTTTTAATGTATTTGTGGAGCTCATCATATGTACATTAAATCTGTGCATAAAATCTCAGTGATTGGTATCCAATTGAAGTATTTGGAGCCCACAAATACATTTGAATTTTGTGCATTAATCTTAGCAGTTGAGATCCAAACTATTgggatttttttcattttcgtaAATAATTCAGTTATGATATGTATTTCAACAGTTAATATCTCATTTATTCCAGTTGTAGAGTTAATCACGAGCAACAATGATAGTGGGTCCGATTCGTTTACATATTTAGATATTTGTTAAAGTGAGGTCCAATTGGAGAATGGATCTCAAAGCTCTTTCTCCTAgagaacaataaatatattgaataaggCTATAAGTACAAGATAATGAACTGGAACAAATAATCTGGAGCCCACCCAGTTGTTGGATCCCACTTGgaaatttctttcaatttcatCTTTATTGGGTTGCTGACACTTCTGTTTTTAGTCCTTTAATCATCAAGATACTTTATTTTTTCAACAATACATGAAATTTGTGTTAATTTACTTTGTGCAGATAATGCAGTACTAAATGGTGATTTTGAAGAAGGGCCATGGATGTTCAGAAACCTCTCTTTAGGTGTCTTGCTACCAACAAACCTTGATGAAGAAACCACATCGTTACCCGGCTGGATCGTGGAGTCGAACCGGGCCGTCCGCTACATCGACTCCTACCATTACTCTGTTCCACAGGGCAAACGGGCAGTTGAATTGTTATCAGGTAAAGAAGGAATAATTTCTCAGATGGTTGAGACCAAACCAGATGAGCAATACACAATGACATTTGCAGTTGGCCATGCCGATGACAAATGCAAGCAACCACTAGCCGTCATGGCGTTCGCCGGTGACCAGGCCCAGAATGTCCATTACACGCCCAATTCCAACTCTACCTTTCAATCGGCTAATCTGAACTTCACTGCCAGGGCCGAGAGGACTCGGATTGCATTCCTTAGCGTTTACTACAATACTAGGACGGATGATATGAGTTCACTTTGTGGGCCTGTGATTGATGATGTTAGGGTTCTGGTTTCTGGGTCCAATGTaaatgggcttgggcttgggcttgtgTTGTgggtgtttgttttgtttttggtttaggGTTCATGTATGGTTTGGTACTTTGGTAATGGGTAGGTCTTTAAGGGGAGATTTGGTAAGTCAAATTCCTAAAGTCTATTTTGAGTTTTGCCTTTGCTATAAGAAATGGTAAGATTATATAAGGgctatttttaatttatttttagtttattttccaaaaaaaaaataatcaagtaaaggattagggatggcaaaaaaaatcgatcCGAACACTATCCGCAGGATACtcgatccatttaaaacccgaaaaccgatcctataggttttggaaaaggttttggttttggttttcaaacccgtcatggtttagggttgggtttgatttttgatgtcgggtttagggtacccgagcCGTTtattaaaaagattcattatagtaataatattatagatTATCTATAAAGATATACTGCTatgatactaaattataacataataaagcatattaaaaaatatatatttatggaaGCATAcgaataaaactataaattaggttaatttgaattataaaatgaaaattaatataaaccatactcaatattaaACGGTTTCgagtttggaaatttaaatggttttttaaatggttttggaatgattttggtatagagtatcttaaatggaaacggttttagTATTTcataattggaagggtacccgacccgttacCTTTCCTATAAAGGATTGTTCATTGCAATGGTTCTCTTGCAATTTAGGTAACCTATTACCAATAATGTTAAGGTTAATACAAATATGCAAAGTCAAAAATAGTTTGAAGATTGTGATAATTGAGGGTGCGTTAGGGAACAATAATCAAGTCAACAAACTATCAATTTGGAGCGTTCGGAGTTCTTTGACAATAATCAAGTCAATAAACTATCAATTTGGAGTGTTCGGAGTTCTCTCTTATAAGAAGTAAAGTGTATGAGTTAGGATTGTTTAGTGGGGTAAGtatgcaagtttttttttttttttttcccccgaacaacctaaaaagaaaattgatggcTATTCCAAGAGACTTTTTGTTCAACAACATTATAATTTAACATTAATAATGCCTAAAATCGTTTCACAATATAAAATGTAAGAAGACAATTGTGAGATTCCTTaccttaaaaataataaaaaagacaaTTGTGAGGAGTTTCTACGAAGTCGAATTGACCGAAATGTCCCGGAGGTGGGTAGGAAATTCAATAAAGGGAGCAAGGAAGAAGCGACTAGAGAGCAGGAGAGGAATGGGCGGGAGGGTTTTTCCTGTTCTCTGTATTTCTTTGTGAAAACACTTTATTCCCACCTCTCCTCTCCTAATGGAGGGTCAAGCTGGACCGGTCGCCGCCGCCGATGTCGCGGTCTCTTCGTCTCCGCCGCCGCATGATCTTGACTCCACAACCGTTGAATCGTCGAATATGGATGTCGCGGATGTTCATCCTCCGCCGTATGATGACGATCAGGAGCATGGTCATGATAATGATCATGGTGGCGATGGAGACCAGTCTACTGCGACTGGTGATCCAACCGATGATCTCAAGCGTAAGATTATCAAGCAGGCAAGCCCTCTCTCTAATTTTTATTCGATTAACCTCGTGAAACGCATGAGAGATTTGATGTATGTGTTGAAATTGGAAGTTAGGTTTTGTTAATTTTGAGCCTGCGTTACCCTCTGTTTGGTTGCGGATGGGAGAAAGTGTTGTTACTTTTGAGTAACTAGTTTTAAGTGTGGATTTCGTCTCTTAATATGACAAGGGGATGCAGCACGACACACTGGATTTCGCCACTATGAATGTACTCCATGGAATTTGATAATTTGTTTCGTATTACTGTTTGACGTGCCATTTACGCtgtctttttttctcctttaatTATCCTTCGTGTGATCTCCCGAAGCTACAGAGATATTCACTGGCAAATCATAGACTAGCTCAATTTCGTTTGATTACTTAGGAACTGCAGGAGAGTACTCGTATTTTATTCTATTTATCAATGCTTTGCTAGATAGTAAGACCTTGAAACATATTTCCTATTTGCAAATATTATCTTGTACTATTTTTATTCTCAAACCAAGTAAATGCGTTAATGAAAGTTTTGCGATGGTTTCGCAGGTGGAATATTATTTTAGTGACGAGAATTTGCCAACTGACAAATACCTATTGAGTTTGATTAAGAAGAATAAAGAAGGTTTTGGTAAGCAATTGGTTTTCTTGTAGTTTGCTTTGATTTACTTTGTGTAACTGTGTTATCAGgaaatttcttcaattttcaaaattatgcTATTTTAGGCCTTCATAGCGATGTGGTCAATTCTGTGCATTTCCATATTTATGCGTCCATGCTTGTGCTGGCATACATGTGATTGTATTTTAAAAGTGATTGTATTTTGACTTTTATAATCTTGATGGCTTTGATGATGGCAATGAAATCACTAATTACCACCTTATTATGCATTTTGTTTGCCAATGTTCGTAAAGTTGTCATAGCCAAAAGCTATTGTAATTACTTAATTCACATTCGAAAGCCAAATATTGCTAGAGAAAAAAAGAGCTATCTTGGGACCTGATTAGTGGAACTCTCGTATAGAGACTTCAGTGGACAATTACATCTTTTtctgctatttttttttatccggTACTGTGTCAAATATGACCCTCCTTTCCTACttttttctatttgaaatttgacatcATCCTTTTGGAATGTCCCGTCTTCACAAGAATACAATAATAGAGATGTTGAAGGTGATGAAATATAGCAGGTACTTCTGACGCGTTACCTGCCCGAAGGTTTTCCTGGTGCTGCCAATTTTAGTGGTGCCGAGCCTCTGGGTTGTCTGAATGATTACGCAGCCAACTGCTATCTGATTCCTTCTCTTTTCATATTCTTCCTGTGCGTCGCTGTTAACTCTTCCCAGAATTTTGTTACTTATTTGACAGCAGTTGACACATATCATTTCTCCAAGTCTTTCAATTGATCAAGTGTTAACAAACTCCCCTTTCTGGAATAAATGCATGTTTAACTTGAGCTATAATATTTTGAATTCAtctatttaaataaattgaatgCAAAGCCTAGTTTACGGGGTACTTCTGGTTTTGATGACTTAGTGTTTCAAAATGCTAATTTTCTCTATTTGGTATTCGAGTACTTAAAGTTCCTTCAAATCCTTTCCAATTGTGTGGTTCCCATACTCTACGGTTGCTCATATGCTGGCATCAGCAGATGCAAGCATGTGTCTATAGAAAGCCATGGAATGTTAAAGCTGCTAGTTAGTAACAGTTGTGTTACTGTTTGAGATTAAATTGCAGTGATTCGTTGATAGATAGTGTTTTCCATTGGATGTTTTATGGTCCCTCCTTCCTAGTCCACAATTGATGCTATCTTGgattttttaaaggaaaaaaaatgatggtTTTGCGATAGAAACTCTGatgctttttttatttttattttatattggcCCTTTATTCCAGGTagacttatttagtgttcttgcgcTTTTCTGCTTACTGTATAGTCTGGACCTTTGGTAGCATCAGGTCTAAAGTGGCACCTTTTTTCTTATACATTTTTTGCTTGCTTTAAATTCATCAGCCAATTGGCTGTAGATCTGTTGATTATTCTGTCTTAGACTGATTTGTAACCTCTCCTAGCTGGCTGAGGAGGCATTTTATCCTATATTGACGAAAGAGCCTAGTTATCTTTCTGGCTGATTTCTATTACACTATCTGTACTGCAGTACCCTATGACGTCTTTTGGGTTTATTACAAATGAAGAGTCTTCTATGTCCCTTTGAGAGAAACCCATATGTAAGGTTCATATTAAATCTTTTCAGGAATGTAGCTAACAGAAGTGCAGTGATGAAAAAGGAGGTATTTGTGCTATAATTCTGAAATTCAGGGATAGATTTGTGCAACAGAAGATATATTACCTCATGGGCATCTATGGGGCTTTGTTTGTTTGCACCGAGGATGGAATGCTTCATTTCTGCGTTAGTAGCATTTCTGTGCAATATCtggcttttatttttttttggctgttCTTTCCATTAACAACAGACTCCCCTTCTGCAATGTCTTGTTGATGCCATTCTCACCTCTGTTTATGTTGTATTTCCATATGACTTCCTTATTTATTAATAGTTGTTGTCTTAATACTTCTTAGGGCTTTTGCTTCCTCTTTTTAGAATTGTGAATATCAGTTCGCATATCGTGGTATTTTACCAAATTTGCTTATTCATTGCCTTTTTCCTCACACAGTTCCAATCTCAGTTATAGCTTCATTCCGGAAAATGAAAAAGCTCTCTCGAGATTATCTATTGATTACTGCTGCACTCAGGGAGTCTTCCCTCCTTGTAAGCCTTTTACTTTCTTTAAGTTTTGAAGAAGaatttttgtgaaattgttgATCACAAATACCTGTGATTGGGCATACCTTGGTGATGTTACTTCATGAGATTCCTGGAAATACTTTTGTTTCAAGTGAAGGGGTTAAGAACACTGTAATTTATGTTTTAACTGATTTAATTGCAGGTTGTAAGTTCAGATGCGAAGAAGGTGAAACGCATTCATCCTCTTCCCTTTAATGAGGCCAGGGATCCTAAGGTACTTTGTTTGTCGGGCTTAGAATCTTTTGACTGCGTTATTTATGGAAGTTTTGGCATCTTATTTGTGGACTCTAGTTTTGCACTGTCTTGGTAGAGAATCTCCCAGAGGATCATTCCGTGGAAAACATTCGGAGAATTTTTTGTGCAGTGGGAAAGTATATATTCTGCTACCTTTTCCTTATATTACTTACATATTTTTGCACGTATATTTATGATTCTTTTTGCTAATGAATTTCCAGTATAAAGAATATAAGCATTCGTGACTCAAATGTTTCAGAAGACCAAAAAAAGATGGTTAGTCACAAGGTATGGtataaaatatgttttaaatttaGTATTATATTATCTTCTTCATTCAAAAGATATTGGATGATAATGGTTTTAGGTTTTGTAATGGTATAGGCTCATTTGTTCTTATTCCTTatctttttctcccttttccCTTCATAAAGTTTTCATGGGAGTTATTCTTTGTGGATGTTTTTTCATAATTAAAAGAAGCTTGAAATTCAATTCATAGGTACCACTAGTTTATTCATAATTAGTACTGTACATTACCCTTCAAAAAACGAGTTGGTTGTGAATTGTTGATAAATTGTGAAATACCTTTGACTTCAAATCAAGTTACAAGAAAGCAATACAAGGTTCTGGGTTTGTAATGTGTCTTCATGTGTCTTTTTCTTGCCATAGTTTTTTGACAGATACAATGCTTGTTTAATGAGGTTTTAATTAATATAGATTGGCTCATGACTTTTTTGCCTGCTTTGTTCATGTTGTAGCTACATGCACTCGTGGAGTATGAAGCCTTAGAGGCTGCCGAGAAAGCTGTTAGTATCAAGTCAATTCTGCAGtcttattatttgttttatgatgTGTGATGTTTAGTCTTTAATGGTTCACATCATCCGAGTAATTGGATCAGGTGACTACTCTGAATAATAAGGATGACTGGAGGAACGGTATGCGGGTCAAGCTTTACAAGATGGTGGTtagtgtttgaactttgaacttaGTTTTCTTAATGGTACTTAGAGATGGTTCTAACGTTAGTTTTTTGGGTCTAGGGAAAAAATGCCCATAGAAGACAAGCTTGGAAGGAATCTGACTCTGAGAAAAATGGCACTGCTCATGCTACTAAACAAACAGTAGATGAGGAGACTCGGAACTTGAGTGAGCATCACGATGATTCACCTGATGAAGAGGTTAGTATTATCTGGTCTCTACTCTCTTTTTTCCAGTCAGTACTTGGGGGCTATTGAGTCAAAATCCTATTCGTATTGGTCTAATGGGTTGCAGAGTTTAAACTTAACATCAACCCCAGGATTTTTGTGTCATGTTGATTAGCATAGAACTTGTTATTTACAATCTCCTTTAAATGGATCTGGTCATCTTAGTATAGTATgcttataattaataattttttttgccgCTGGATGGGTTAATAAAAATGCCAGGGAAAGGTTATCTGCAGCTACATCATTTCTATTTCATTTCAGGATGGGGAACAATTACCCAAGGAGAAAAATGGACAGAAAGGTCGATATCAAGGACGATCTAGGAGGAACAAATATCATGTCACCAATGGGGCAGGTATTTTGACAAACTAATCTTATCCTTTAATTCTTTCTTCCGTCTTTGTTGTAATGTTTTTCTGCTTTCTTATAGGCCATGGAACTACACATTCCAGTCATGTTGAAGCCTCAAAGCGACCTCCTGGCCCAAGAATGCCTGATGGAACCAGGGGATTCCCGTTGGGGAGGGGCCGACCAATTGTATCAAATGAAAGTTAGCAGCAATGCAGTACTCgttttttttactttcactAATGTGGGAGTTAAAAAGTGGTTACCGTATTTATGCCTGCTACTGAATCATCAGAAGGtggttttatttatattttgagatGCTGTTGGTTTGCATTGCTCCAGTCCAGTCCAGTGTTCAATGTGCAAGTGCAACAGGGCTCGTGGTCTTGGTTTGCATGTTACTTGCTAATTTGGAAAGTGCGTCATATACCAAACTTCAGTTTGTATGGTTCTCGAATGTCATAAAGGTCCTGGAGGGTTTAAGTTTCTTTTAGTTGTTTGTTTTCCCTCCCTGTGTATCGGAATCCTTTTAACCGATCGAATTGTTGGGTCTGTTATCCTTCTTTGTAAAATGGGGGTAATGTGAAACGAAACCTCCCTTGGCCTTCTGCGTGAGATGATAAGATTAAGTGCGTCAACATAATTGTTGCTTATTGGATGGGATACCAATTAATCGGGATAAGGCCCATATGGGGACTGTAATGCTAGTAGCTGAAATTATCTAAAATGTTTTTATATCCCAACCCTCCATTATCTGAGTTTCTGTGAATTTCGAATGGAGTTACTCGTcacatctcaaaaaaaaaaaagaaaaaaacattatCTCATCGTTCTCTGTCCTTCCCTcctgtattttcttttaaaaattcatttatttcttcGGAAGAGTagaaaatacaacaaaaatggtTCCTCGATGGAACATCCGTCTAATTTAATCTCGCCAACATTTGAGGAATTAGGTGGTGTTGGTTTCTTCGTCTTGGACTTCGTTTCACGGCAGTCAGTAATCATGCGATCCCATTCATCAATATCTCAAAATCTTCGTTATTATTCATCTCGTTTGGGGCTTTCGAGATCCCGCAACGTTGCAACTCCTTCCACAGCCTTTCGCGATTCACGCTCTTCGCTACGTCGTCTGAAGGTACGTTTGATTGTTCTCCTTTATAGTTCTAaaacaatttattttctttagatTGTTTTGATTCCCGAGAAAATGAAGTATAGACAGCGTgatctttgtttgaaatttcaaattggCCGAGCTGTTGCTCAGGCTTCCTAGAGTGGAGCTTGCTCAGAATTCAGATTACGCTTTTCTTCATTGATACTGTGTTTTCTATGCTGTTGAAAAGTCAGATGTTTCTCTGGAATGAAACCGAACAGATACATTATATACTTGTATGAGATCTGTTAATTGCTTAATCTTTGGTTATAGGATTCTGGCGTTGGTAGTTTGATGTCTGTGCTTTACCTTTGCTTGTTGATAACGTACATCACATTTTTCTGTGTAGTTAAATGTAACAAGTGTTCAAAAGCGTGGGTGTCAATCAATAAAGGGCAATGGTAGAGTTATGGCCTTTGACGAGGTACTTTGTGCTATGGAACTCCTTCATTTTTGGGCTGCTTgcttttgtgcttttttttattGTCCTGAGTAAAT is a genomic window containing:
- the LOC120002237 gene encoding uncharacterized protein LOC120002237; the encoded protein is MSRSCICFSLFLILFTLLATAILGEEDGLVANGDFETPPSDGFPSDALIDSPKEVPGWKSNGTVELIEAGQKQGAMILIVPQGRHAVRLGNEAEISQELTVEKGSIYSVTFSAGRTCAQLESLNVSVPPASQTIDLQTLYNVQGWDPYAWAFEAEEDKVQLVFRNTGMEDDPSCGPIIDDIAIKKLFTPDKPKDNAVLNGDFEEGPWMFRNLSLGVLLPTNLDEETTSLPGWIVESNRAVRYIDSYHYSVPQGKRAVELLSGKEGIISQMVETKPDEQYTMTFAVGHADDKCKQPLAVMAFAGDQAQNVHYTPNSNSTFQSANLNFTARAERTRIAFLSVYYNTRTDDMSSLCGPVIDDVRVLVSGSNVNGLGLGLVLWVFVLFLV
- the LOC119996824 gene encoding la-related protein 6A isoform X2, producing the protein MEGQAGPVAAADVAVSSSPPPHDLDSTTVESSNMDVADVHPPPYDDDQEHGHDNDHGGDGDQSTATGDPTDDLKRKIIKQVEYYFSDENLPTDKYLLSLIKKNKEGFVPISVIASFRKMKKLSRDYLLITAALRESSLLVVSSDAKKVKRIHPLPFNEARDPKFCTVLVENLPEDHSVENIRRIFCAVGNIKNISIRDSNVSEDQKKMVSHKLHALVEYEALEAAEKAVTTLNNKDDWRNGMRVKLYKMVGKNAHRRQAWKESDSEKNGTAHATKQTVDEETRNLSEHHDDSPDEEDGEQLPKEKNGQKGRYQGRSRRNKYHVTNGAGHGTTHSSHVEASKRPPGPRMPDGTRGFPLGRGRPIVSNES
- the LOC119996824 gene encoding la-related protein 6A isoform X1, which gives rise to MEGQAGPVAAADVAVSSSPPPHDLDSTTVESSNMDVADVHPPPYDDDQEHGHDNDHGGDGDQSTATGDPTDDLKRKIIKQVEYYFSDENLPTDKYLLSLIKKNKEGFVPISVIASFRKMKKLSRDYLLITAALRESSLLVVSSDAKKVKRIHPLPFNEARDPKFCTVLVENLPEDHSVENIRRIFCAVGNIKNISIRDSNVSEDQKKMVSHKLHALVEYEALEAAEKAVTTLNNKDDWRNGMRVKLYKMVGKNAHRRQAWKESDSEKNGTAHATKQTVDEETRNLSEHHDDSPDEEGKVICSYIISISFQDGEQLPKEKNGQKGRYQGRSRRNKYHVTNGAGHGTTHSSHVEASKRPPGPRMPDGTRGFPLGRGRPIVSNES